Proteins found in one Zonotrichia leucophrys gambelii isolate GWCS_2022_RI chromosome 28, RI_Zleu_2.0, whole genome shotgun sequence genomic segment:
- the LOC135458727 gene encoding basic proline-rich protein-like: MPLSNCRGGEGAAINSGGLPAGDLFIPLSLIPARASLRGGARIRGDPGWWHRGDSRVASACGARGCGFSAVTPPRVTGAPRQLPPRPGAGQGHQVRQTSGCPPRPSPKIRRVVPVPAVAAKSWPYVPGREQLAVPAGAPGPRCPLAGEGRAGGGTAAAPPRAGQGGSLCFGGAQNRLRGSRTRPRGSAKSSGRAQPCHRGTPGGDKAAAPGSPCASPTRSAQPKDKAAPPGCPRRAAADLRSGPPAGDTAVPAAPGTSTKPSGGGPHPEEGVPPSAGSPAADQGHREGREGREGPHVSPRSPPRRLRPARRSRKGHAVPEPARSPRFPPGSAAAPGTAGSGGCGTCHSGRTSPLSPHPIPGNATRGVPAAATPGVSPPAAATPGVFPRRCHPRAGSLATALCYGERRGAPEGCGRCQLSARRSNTGDSGSVRGDRGLPRPTPPRPPRQGSDLEAAALASVLIVTAGGFSRVPPAPTPPPSSPQRRGLSRPRTPRSLGTPGNPRGTPPWCPLPLANPPGHPPAAAPGASRERGNPPEPGDSRDSRGPQASPAPVAAPGAEGRWGSPPSRTPHKFTHLPPTPGLRCPRALPPLTMARWRRHVRRRARDPSGSRWHNQGPGASLDSGFAVPPSPSRPRRASVSPARRRRPRGLRAAMRRRYDAAPHAQPRAPASPPLGASRGLPVLPGGSGPPPRINPAPNGVPSPRSAAAAGPGAIAHPLLSPHTGDIGAAPGWGFVPPAKVSVSTSGVLAPLPVLCHTTGI; encoded by the exons ATGCCTCTGAGCAACTGCAGAGGAGGGGAGGGCGCGGCTATAAATAGCGGCGGGCTCCCCGCGGGTGATTTATTTATTCCCCTCTCGCTAATTCCTGCCCGGGCATCGCTGCGGGGTGGGGCACGAATCCGGGGGGACCCGGGCTGGTGGCACCgcggggacagcagggtggcCTCCGCTTGCGGTGCTCGGGGCTGCGGGTTCAGCGCGGTGACACCGCCCAGGGTCACCGGGGCTCCCCGCCAGCTGCCACCGCGGCCCGGGGCTGGCCAGGGGCACCAAGTGCGTCAGACCTCCGGCTGCCCCCCCCGTCCGTCCCCAAAAATCCGCCGCGTGGTCCCGGTTCCTGCGGTCGCCGCCAAGTCCTGGCCATATGTCCCAGGCCGGGAGCAGCTGGCGGTGCCCGcgggagcccccggcccccgcTGCCCACTCGCCGGCgaggggcgggccgggggcggcacCGCCGCTGCCCCCccgagggcagggcaggggggctcACTGTGCTTTGGAGGAGCACAGAACCGGCTGAGAGGAAGCAGGACGAGGCCACGCGGCTCCGCTAAAAGCAGCGGGAGGGCTCAGCCGTGCCACCGGGGGACCCCCGGGGGTG ACAAAGCCGCCGCACCGGGTTCTCCCTGCGCCTCCCCCACGCGCTCGGCTCAGCCAAAGGACAAAGCCGCTCCGCCTGGCTGCCCCCGCCGGGCCGCCGCCGACCTCCGCTCGGGGCCCCCCGCGGGGGACACAGCCGTGCCCGCCGCCCCTGGCACCTCCACAAAGCCCTCG GGCGGGGGTCCCCACCCTGAGGAGGGAGTCCCCCCAAGCGCAGGGTCCCCAGCGGCGGACCAAGGTCACCGGGAAGGTCGCGAGGGGCGGGAAGGCCCCCATGTGTCTCCACGGTCCCCGCCTCGAAGGCTGCGCCCCGCACGTCGAAGCCGCAAGGGCCACGCGGTGCCCGAACCCGCCCGGAGCCCCCGGTTCCCCCCGGGCTCGGCTGCGGCCCCGGGGACGGCCGGCTCTGGTGGCTGCGGGACGTGCCACTCCG GCAGGACATCCCCCCTGTCCCCGCACCCTATACCGGGGAACGCCACGCGCGGGGTCCCCGCCGCTGCCACCCCCGGAGTGTCCCCCCCCGCCGCTGCCACCCCTGGGGTGTTCCCCCGCCGCTGCCACCCCCGCGCCGGCTCACTTGCCACGGCCCTGTGCTACGGGGAGCGTCGCGGGGCCCCGGAGGGCTGCGGGCGCTGCCAGCTCTCGGCTCGGAGGAGCAATACTGGCGACAGCGGCAGCGTGCGGGGGGATCGAGGGCTTCCCCGCCCCACGCCCCCGCGTCCCCCCCGGCAGGGCAGTGACCTTGAGGCCGCGGCGCTGGCG AGCGTCCTCATTGTCACCGCCGGGGGCTTCTCCCGCGTCCCCCCTGCCCCAACTCCCCCCCCATCGTCGCCGCAGCGGAGGGGGCTGAGCAGGCCTCGGACACCCCGGAGCCTGGGAACACCGGGGAACCCCCGGGGAACCCCTCCGTGGTGCCCCCTCCCCCTTGCCAACCCTCCCGGGCACCCCCCCGCCGCTGCGCCGGGGGCTTCCCGCGAGCGGGGGAATCCTCCCGAGCCAGGGGATTCCCGGGATTCCCGCGGGCCACAGGCTTCCCCAGCACCGGTAGCCGCCCCTGGAGCGGAGGGGCGGTGGGGGTCCCCACCCTCGCGGACCCCCCACAAATTCACCCACCTGCCGCCAACCCCCGGCCTCCGCTGCCCTCGGGCACTGCCGCCGCTGACCATGGCCCGGTGGCGGCGACACGTGCGGCGCCGAGCCCGGGATCCCAGCGGGTCCCGGTGGCACAACCAGGGGCCGGGGGCGAGCCTGGACAGCGGCTTCGCGGTGCCGCCGAGCCCCTCCCGGCCGCGCCGTGCCTCGGTTTCCCCAGCGCGcaggcggcggccgcgggggctgcgggcggcgATGCGGCGCCGTTACGATGCCGCTCCACACGCGCAGCCGCGCGCACCCGCCTCGCCGCCTCTCGGGGCTTCCCGGGGCCTCCCGGTTCTTCCCGGAGGCTCCGGGCCGCCACCGCGGATAAATCCCGCGCCTAACGGGGTCCCCTCCCCGCGCTCCGCCGcagccgcggggccgggggcgaTCGCACACCCGCTGCTCTCCCCCCACACCGGTGACATTGGGGCGGCCCCCGGGTGGGGCTTTGTGCCCCCCGCTAAGGTGTCGGTGTCAACCTCGGGGGTGCTGGcg CCCCTCCCGGTCCTTTGTCACACCACGGGGATTTAG